In Odocoileus virginianus isolate 20LAN1187 ecotype Illinois unplaced genomic scaffold, Ovbor_1.2 Unplaced_Contig_11, whole genome shotgun sequence, one DNA window encodes the following:
- the GABARAPL1 gene encoding gamma-aminobutyric acid receptor-associated protein-like 1, with amino-acid sequence MKFQYKEDHPFEYRKKEGEKIRKKYPDRVPVIVEKAPKARVPDLDKRKYLVPSDLTVGQFYFLIRKRIHLRPEDALFFFVNNTIPPTSATMGQLYEDNHEEDYFLYVAYSDESVYGK; translated from the exons ATGAAGTTCCAGTATAAGGAGGACCATCCCTTTGAGTATcggaaaaaggaaggagaaaagatccGGAAGAAATATCCGGACCGGGTCCCT GTGATCGTGGAGAAGGCTCCCAAGGCCAGGGTGCCTGACCTGGACAAGAGGAAGTATCTCGTGCCCTCTGACCTCACTG TTGGCCAGTTCTACTTCTTAATCCGGAAGAGAATCCACCTGAGACCTGAGGACGCCTTATTCTTCTTTGTCAACAACACCATACCTCCCACTAGTGCGACCATGGGCCAGCTGTATGAG GACAACCATGAGGAAGACTACTTTCTGTATGTGGCCTACAGTGACGAGAGTGTCTACGGGAA ATAA
- the LOC110134631 gene encoding killer cell lectin-like receptor subfamily E member 1 — protein MDEEPIIYSITTLNQDFQQRHTPKNIKHKLDPNELPLTKKKLKHQKPCKRQLKNIAEDVNDEGDVLPLPWRLISSMLGVLCLLLMATAIVVAVVTANSSSKKPPLKIQQKENLCLGPQCHSCPENWIWFRCSCYYFSKEELTWRESQSACSSLNSSLIKINKEEMHFFSLKSFFWIGVYYNETGRHWMWENDSLLPSDMFSLSTPTLRQNCLSYKSREVYLSESCGIKQTYICKNHIIF, from the exons ATGGATGAAGAACCCATAATTTATAGTATTACTACTCTAAACCAGGATTTTCAGCAGAGGCATACACCAAAAAATATTAAGCATAAATTGGATCCAAATGAATTGCCATTAACCAAGAAGAAGCTGAAACACCAGAAGCCTTGTAAAAGACAGCTCAAAAATATAGCAGAAGATGTCAATGATGAAG GAGATGTCTTGCCTCTTCCATGGAGACTCATTTCTAGCATGCTGGGTGTCTTGTGCCTTCTCCTAATGGCCACGGCCATTGTGGTAGCTGTTGTTACTGCAAACT CCTCTTCCAAAAAACCTCCTCTCAAAATCCAGCAGAAAG AGAACCTGTGTCTTGGACCTCAGTGTcattcttgtccagagaattGGATTTGGTTCAGGTGTAGCTGTTACTACTTTTCCAAGGAAGAGCTAACTTGGAGAGAGAGTCAAAGTGCCTGTTCATCTCTAAATTCCAGTCTCATCAAGATAAACAAGGAGGAGATG CATTTCTTCTCCTTAAaatctttcttttggattggagtCTACTATAATGAAACTGGCAGGCACTGGATGTGGGAAAATGATTCACTTCTGCCTTCTGATAT gTTTTCTCTTTCTACACCTACATTAAGACAAAACTGTCTATCTTACAAATCGAGAGAAGTTTATTTAAGTGAAAGCTGTGGAATTAAACAGACTTACATTTGTAAGAATCACATTATTTTTtga